A genomic stretch from Candidatus Eremiobacteraceae bacterium includes:
- a CDS encoding metal ABC transporter substrate-binding protein has translation MILDKVRPYAASGALAFAVLCAGCSSQKPAAEPSPAGSRRVQAAATISTIQALAQAVGGDKADVISIVPIGASPETYDPSPQDLVALANAQLIIKNGAGLELWLDKVLRNVAKPGTKVIVLSDGMPVEGAKAAGEPGNPHLWLDVTYAQVYVHKIAAALRDVDPPNAAYYSANETRETARLRALDAWIREQIATIPQANRTMLTFHDAWYYFDQRYGLRDIGAIEPSPGQQPSAAYLSALIAQARANHVRAVFAEPQFSPKLAQALATSAGIKTVSDLYDDTLGTTPQLQTYEGMMHYDVDTIVQALR, from the coding sequence ATGATTCTCGATAAGGTTCGGCCGTACGCGGCCTCCGGTGCGCTGGCGTTTGCGGTACTTTGCGCGGGCTGTTCGTCTCAAAAGCCCGCCGCGGAGCCTTCGCCGGCAGGCAGTCGGCGCGTCCAGGCGGCCGCCACGATCTCGACCATCCAAGCGCTGGCGCAAGCCGTCGGCGGCGATAAGGCCGATGTCATCAGCATCGTGCCTATCGGCGCATCACCCGAGACCTACGATCCGTCGCCGCAAGACCTCGTGGCGCTGGCGAATGCTCAACTCATCATCAAGAACGGCGCCGGTCTGGAGCTGTGGCTCGACAAGGTCCTGCGCAACGTCGCCAAGCCGGGCACCAAAGTGATCGTGCTATCGGATGGCATGCCGGTCGAGGGGGCCAAAGCCGCAGGCGAGCCCGGCAACCCGCACCTGTGGCTGGATGTGACGTACGCGCAAGTGTACGTGCATAAGATCGCGGCGGCATTGCGCGACGTCGACCCGCCCAACGCGGCATACTACAGCGCGAATGAAACGCGCGAGACCGCGCGGCTGCGCGCGCTCGACGCGTGGATCCGCGAACAGATCGCGACCATCCCGCAAGCCAATCGCACGATGCTCACGTTCCACGATGCGTGGTATTATTTCGACCAGCGTTACGGCTTGCGCGACATCGGAGCCATCGAACCATCGCCGGGCCAGCAGCCCTCAGCGGCGTATCTGTCCGCGCTCATCGCGCAGGCGCGCGCCAATCACGTGCGCGCGGTGTTCGCCGAGCCGCAGTTCTCGCCCAAGCTCGCGCAGGCGCTCGCCACAAGCGCCGGCATCAAGACGGTGAGCGATCTCTACGACGATACGCTTGGCACCACGCCGCAGCTCCAGACCTACGAGGGGATGATGCACTATGACGTCGACACGATCGTGCAGGCTTTGAGATGA
- a CDS encoding lytic transglycosylase domain-containing protein, translated as MNMAPNDVTGMPEQPRRTLPIAMRPWPPVPASPSSAWLDPQGTPADSVPAPPAAQGASPELSLSKLIAQLSRQLKSIEQTFTKALQQLAKSVESAPSSPSSSAAAPSGTAPRGANPYDGMIRRTAQRHDLDPALLNAVIRQESGFNPQARSSAGAMGLMQLMPDTAKSLGVTDAFDPAQNLEGGAKLLRGLIDQYGGRLDLALAAYNAGSGAVDKYHGVPPFAETRNYVHAILDDYKASALRA; from the coding sequence ATGAACATGGCACCCAACGACGTCACAGGCATGCCGGAGCAGCCGCGCCGTACTCTTCCCATCGCCATGCGGCCGTGGCCGCCTGTGCCCGCCTCGCCGAGCTCGGCGTGGCTTGATCCGCAGGGCACGCCGGCCGACAGCGTGCCCGCTCCGCCGGCCGCGCAGGGCGCGTCGCCCGAGCTGAGCCTCTCGAAGCTCATCGCGCAGCTTTCGCGGCAGCTGAAATCGATCGAGCAGACCTTCACGAAAGCGCTGCAACAACTCGCGAAGAGCGTCGAAAGCGCTCCGTCGTCGCCGTCGTCAAGCGCTGCGGCGCCAAGCGGCACCGCGCCGCGCGGCGCGAATCCATACGATGGGATGATCAGACGCACCGCACAGCGACACGATCTCGATCCGGCGCTCTTGAACGCGGTCATCCGTCAAGAGTCGGGCTTCAACCCGCAAGCCCGATCAAGCGCGGGAGCGATGGGGCTGATGCAGCTCATGCCGGACACGGCAAAGTCGCTCGGCGTGACCGATGCGTTCGATCCCGCGCAGAACCTTGAAGGCGGCGCGAAACTCCTGCGCGGTTTGATCGATCAATACGGCGGCCGGCTCGATCTCGCGCTTGCCGCCTACAACGCCGGCAGCGGCGCGGTCGACAAGTATCATGGCGTGCCGCCGTTCGCCGAAACCCGTAACTACGTGCACGCCATCCTCGACGACTACAAGGCCAGCGCCCTGCGCGCCTGA
- a CDS encoding EscN/YscN/HrcN family type III secretion system ATPase, whose product MRRARSAFPITYAHADGFVRRGEVRRAQRDSIDVAGPALSPGDVVTIARDNALPVLAQVNAVDGDGARCTPLEPVAGIRTGAPTCCDGGRLGAYVGAALLGHVLDAWGRCVDGARVPGRSIAPLDTRPIPPASRVPIERVLHTGVAAIDAFATLGHGQRVALAAGAGVGKTTLLRRIVENADVDARVVALVGERGRELEETVRRLRASPSWSSTSLYCATSETGALERFTAARSASAQAQRLCRDGRRILLVVDSLSRAATAWRELALAADEPLAARGYPPSLAAALAKLVEVAGARRDGSISAVYTVLVEGDDPTEPVTDAVRALLDGQISLSRRHADAARYPAIDVLRCLSRAMSDIVTSQHRADAEIVRHALATLENADDLLALGAYKSGNDAWLDTCVALRDSIENLIFDGAGMREDPVAVLAAIAVELRRAPRRSAGIA is encoded by the coding sequence GTGAGACGAGCGCGAAGCGCCTTTCCCATCACCTACGCGCATGCCGACGGATTCGTGCGTCGCGGCGAAGTGCGCCGTGCGCAGCGCGATTCGATCGACGTCGCCGGGCCCGCGCTCTCGCCCGGCGACGTCGTCACGATCGCTCGCGACAACGCGCTGCCCGTGCTGGCACAGGTCAACGCGGTCGACGGCGACGGCGCGCGCTGCACGCCGCTTGAGCCGGTAGCCGGCATCCGCACCGGTGCCCCGACATGCTGCGACGGCGGGCGTCTCGGCGCGTATGTGGGAGCCGCGTTGCTCGGGCACGTGCTCGACGCGTGGGGTCGCTGTGTTGACGGCGCCCGCGTCCCTGGCCGATCGATCGCTCCGCTCGATACCCGGCCAATTCCGCCGGCGTCGCGCGTGCCGATCGAACGGGTGCTGCACACCGGAGTCGCAGCCATCGACGCGTTCGCCACGCTCGGGCACGGCCAGCGGGTGGCGCTGGCTGCCGGAGCTGGAGTCGGCAAGACCACGTTGTTGCGCCGTATCGTCGAGAACGCCGACGTGGACGCGCGGGTGGTCGCGCTGGTGGGCGAACGGGGCCGGGAGCTGGAGGAGACCGTGCGGCGGTTGCGCGCCTCGCCATCCTGGTCGTCGACGTCGCTCTACTGCGCGACCTCGGAGACCGGCGCGCTGGAGCGCTTCACGGCAGCGCGCAGCGCCAGCGCACAAGCGCAGCGGCTCTGCCGTGATGGCCGGCGCATCCTGCTCGTCGTCGATTCGCTCTCGCGCGCAGCGACGGCATGGCGCGAGCTCGCGCTTGCCGCGGATGAACCGTTGGCGGCACGCGGCTACCCGCCATCGCTGGCAGCTGCGCTCGCCAAGCTCGTCGAGGTCGCGGGCGCGCGGCGCGACGGCTCCATCAGCGCCGTCTACACGGTCCTCGTCGAAGGCGACGATCCGACCGAACCCGTCACCGATGCGGTGCGGGCGCTGCTTGACGGCCAGATCAGTCTTTCGCGACGCCACGCGGATGCCGCACGCTACCCGGCGATCGACGTCTTGCGCTGTCTCAGCCGCGCCATGAGCGATATCGTGACCTCCCAGCACCGGGCCGATGCCGAGATCGTCCGTCACGCGCTTGCGACGCTTGAGAACGCCGACGACCTGCTCGCACTGGGCGCGTACAAAAGCGGAAACGACGCATGGTTGGACACATGCGTCGCGCTGCGCGACTCGATCGAAAATCTGATCTTCGACGGTGCCGGCATGCGTGAAGACCCGGTAGCTGTGCTTGCGGCGATCGCCGTCGAACTGCGCCGCGCCCCTCGACGATCCGCCGGTATCGCGTGA